In Rosa chinensis cultivar Old Blush chromosome 1, RchiOBHm-V2, whole genome shotgun sequence, a genomic segment contains:
- the LOC112198576 gene encoding transmembrane emp24 domain-containing protein p24delta9, translating to MVELRLLVAAAVILGFLFSTSQSLRFELQSGHTKCIVEDMKANAMTVGKYSVVNPNEGQPLPPSHKLTVTSSYGNSHRYSELVESGQFAFQAVEAGDYMACFWAPDHKPPTTLTIEFDWKIGVAAKGMNAVLEICSALEEYR from the exons atGGTTGAATTGCGTTTACTAGTAGCTGCTGCTGTGATCCTAGGGTTTCTATTCTCCACATCCCAATCTCTCCGCTTTGAGCTTCAATCGGGTCACACCAAATGCATCGTCGAAGACATGAAGGCCAATGCCATGACCGTCGGAAAGTACTCCGTCGTCAACCCTAATGAAGGCCAGCCCTTGCCGCCCTCACACAAGCTCACC GTGACTTCGAGCTATGGGAATAGCCATCGCTACTCAGAGCTTGTGGAATCGGGTCAGTTTGCTTTTCAGGCGGTGGAGGCCGGAGACTACATGGCGTGTTTCTGGGCGCCCGATCACAAGCCCCCGACGACGTTGACCATTGAGTTTGATTGGAAGATCGGTGTGGCGGCCAAGGGAATGAACGCCGTGCTGGAAATTTGCTCGGCTCTGGAAGAGTATAGATGA